One window of Actinomycetota bacterium genomic DNA carries:
- a CDS encoding phytanoyl-CoA dioxygenase family protein, protein MGPAVGGWDVRRLAGRAGRVRAPRRGLVRGHPGARHLHPRRAVVTALERHPWNTEFEWAFSHGPKQVLTPAQATQFDTEGYVVLEAAFSADESAEVVSELDAIEARVEQFLRSQADERMMIAEAGAITFSTHAVVRSERLRRFVGHPVFTALCADIIGPDANLYWDQGVYKKPEKPRRFPWHQDNGYTFVVPQQYLTCWVALTDATEQNGCPWVAPGLHRYGTLKHTYIEPLGYECFSEPSHRVAAPVTAGSIVVFSSLTPHLTGPNTTDAVRKAYIVQYAPPGARLQQGDPTAGPPTGEVTADVPERQFPVLRNGAPV, encoded by the coding sequence CTGGGACCCGCCGTCGGGGGATGGGACGTCCGGCGGTTGGCGGGTCGAGCCGGGCGAGTTCGAGCTCCTCGTCGGGGCCTCGTCCGCGGACATCCGGGCGCGCGCCACCTGCACCCGCGCCGCGCCGTCGTGACCGCGCTGGAACGGCACCCGTGGAACACCGAGTTCGAGTGGGCGTTCAGCCACGGTCCCAAGCAGGTGCTCACGCCCGCGCAGGCCACGCAGTTCGACACCGAGGGGTACGTCGTGCTGGAGGCGGCGTTCTCCGCCGACGAGAGCGCGGAGGTGGTGAGCGAGCTCGACGCGATCGAGGCCCGGGTGGAGCAGTTCCTCCGCTCCCAGGCCGACGAGCGCATGATGATCGCGGAGGCGGGGGCGATCACCTTCAGCACGCACGCGGTGGTGCGCTCCGAGCGGCTGCGGCGCTTCGTCGGTCATCCCGTGTTCACCGCGCTGTGCGCCGACATCATCGGGCCCGACGCCAACCTCTACTGGGACCAGGGCGTCTACAAGAAGCCCGAGAAGCCCCGGCGCTTCCCCTGGCACCAGGACAACGGCTACACGTTCGTCGTGCCGCAGCAGTACCTCACGTGCTGGGTCGCGCTCACCGACGCGACCGAGCAGAACGGCTGCCCGTGGGTCGCTCCCGGTCTGCACCGCTACGGCACCTTGAAGCACACCTACATCGAGCCCCTCGGCTACGAGTGCTTCTCTGAGCCCTCTCACCGGGTGGCGGCGCCGGTCACCGCGGGGAGCATCGTCGTGTTCTCGTCGCTCACCCCGCACCTGACGGGGCCGAACACGACCGACGCGGTGCGCAAGGCGTACATCGTGCAGTACGCGCCGCCGGGCGCACGGCTGCAGCAGGGCGACCCCACGGCCGGTCCGCCGACGGGCGAGGTGACCGCCGACGTCCCCGAGCGCCAGTTCCCGGTGCTGCGCAACGGCGCGCCCGTCTGA
- a CDS encoding NAD(P)/FAD-dependent oxidoreductase: MSERADVVVIGMGPGGESVAGRLAEAGLDVVGVDSGLVGGECPYWGCIPSKMMIRAANLVAETRRVPGMAGTSTVQPSWEPVARRIRDEATDDWDDRVAVERFEGKGGRFLRGAGRVVGPGRVEVGDVVVEAGRAIVLATGTDASIPPVDGLRDVPYWTNHEAIEVAELPASIVVLGGGAVGVELGQVFNRFGVEVTVVEALDRLLAGEEPEAGALIAEMLEREGVSVRTSAKVTRVREDGATIAVELEGGSRAAGERLLVATGRTADVRALGVDSIGVDPAARWLPVDDHLRVAPGVWAVGDITGKGAFTHVAMYQAGIVVDDVLGRDVAPADYKALPRVTFTDPEVGAVGLSEAQARERGLDVRVGVAKVPSTARGWIHKAGNEGFIKLVEDARRGVLVGATSAGPAGGDVLGLLALAVHAEVPTAHLRRMIFAYPTFHRGVEDALRHMAH, encoded by the coding sequence ATGAGCGAGCGCGCGGACGTCGTCGTCATAGGCATGGGGCCGGGGGGCGAGTCGGTGGCGGGGCGACTCGCCGAGGCCGGGCTCGACGTGGTCGGCGTCGACTCGGGGCTCGTGGGTGGCGAGTGCCCCTACTGGGGGTGCATCCCCTCCAAGATGATGATCCGGGCCGCCAACCTGGTGGCCGAGACCCGCCGCGTGCCCGGCATGGCCGGGACATCGACGGTGCAACCTTCGTGGGAACCCGTGGCCCGCCGCATCCGAGACGAGGCCACCGACGACTGGGACGACCGGGTCGCAGTCGAGCGCTTCGAGGGCAAGGGTGGCCGCTTCCTGCGCGGTGCCGGGCGGGTCGTGGGGCCGGGGCGGGTCGAGGTCGGCGACGTCGTCGTGGAGGCCGGCCGCGCGATCGTCCTCGCCACCGGGACGGACGCGTCCATCCCACCGGTCGACGGTCTACGCGACGTGCCCTACTGGACGAACCACGAGGCCATCGAGGTCGCGGAGCTGCCGGCGTCGATCGTGGTGCTCGGCGGCGGCGCCGTCGGCGTCGAGCTCGGGCAGGTCTTCAACCGCTTCGGCGTCGAGGTCACCGTCGTCGAGGCGCTCGACCGTCTGCTCGCCGGCGAGGAGCCGGAGGCCGGCGCGCTGATCGCCGAGATGCTCGAACGCGAGGGCGTGTCGGTGCGCACGTCGGCCAAGGTGACGCGTGTGCGCGAGGACGGCGCCACGATCGCGGTCGAGCTGGAAGGGGGGTCGCGCGCCGCGGGCGAGCGTCTGCTGGTGGCCACGGGACGCACGGCCGACGTACGCGCACTCGGCGTCGACAGCATCGGTGTGGACCCCGCGGCCCGCTGGCTCCCGGTCGACGACCACCTGCGCGTCGCACCCGGCGTGTGGGCGGTGGGCGACATCACCGGAAAGGGCGCGTTCACCCACGTGGCCATGTACCAGGCCGGCATCGTGGTCGACGACGTCCTGGGCCGCGACGTCGCGCCGGCGGACTACAAGGCGCTGCCCCGCGTCACCTTCACCGATCCCGAGGTGGGCGCGGTCGGCCTCAGTGAGGCCCAGGCGCGCGAGCGTGGTCTCGACGTGCGTGTCGGCGTGGCCAAGGTGCCGTCGACGGCCCGGGGCTGGATCCACAAGGCCGGCAACGAGGGCTTCATCAAGCTGGTCGAGGACGCGCGCCGCGGCGTGCTCGTCGGGGCCACGTCGGCCGGGCCGGCAGGGGGCGATGTGCTCGGCCTGCTCGCGCTGGCCGTGCACGCGGAGGTGCCGACCGCGCACCTGCGCCGCATGATCTTCGCCTACCCCACCTTCCACCGGGGCGTGGAGGACGCGCTGCGCCACATGGCCCATTGA
- a CDS encoding TetR/AcrR family transcriptional regulator encodes MATSTLPTRSTQDGRVLRGARNRHAVVEAMLALIEEGDPRPTAKRVAERAGVALRSVFHYFDDVESVLAAAARLQAQRHWHLVQPVAPELPVGERVAQVVAQRSTLFERIAPARRAALLVEHDSPVIRAWLEEGRATLRRQLAATFAPEVAREGHDLLAALEVSASWTAWEALRRRQGLSVSAARRVLTRMLTALLEEQS; translated from the coding sequence GTGGCCACCTCGACGCTCCCGACCCGGTCGACCCAGGACGGGCGGGTCCTGCGCGGCGCGCGGAACCGGCACGCCGTGGTCGAGGCCATGCTCGCCCTCATCGAGGAGGGCGACCCGCGGCCCACCGCGAAGCGCGTCGCCGAACGCGCCGGCGTGGCCCTGCGATCCGTCTTCCACTACTTCGACGACGTCGAGTCGGTGCTGGCGGCGGCGGCCCGACTGCAGGCGCAGCGCCACTGGCACCTCGTGCAGCCGGTCGCGCCCGAGCTGCCGGTCGGCGAGCGGGTCGCGCAGGTCGTGGCCCAGCGGTCGACGCTGTTCGAGCGCATCGCGCCCGCGCGGCGCGCGGCCCTGCTCGTCGAGCACGACTCGCCCGTGATCCGCGCGTGGCTCGAGGAGGGACGGGCGACGTTGCGCCGCCAGCTGGCCGCGACGTTCGCGCCCGAGGTCGCCCGCGAGGGTCACGACCTGCTCGCGGCGCTCGAGGTGTCCGCGTCGTGGACCGCGTGGGAGGCGCTCCGCCGGCGTCAAGGTCTTTCTGTCAGCGCGGCCCGTCGGGTGCTGACGCGCATGCTCACCGCCCTGCTCGAGGAGCAATCGTGA